One uncultured Pseudodesulfovibrio sp. genomic window carries:
- a CDS encoding ABC transporter ATP-binding protein, with product MLELKNVNSFYGNIQALYDVNLYVDRGEIITLIGANGAGKSTTLMTICGVVQARQGQVLYQDDDITKMAPNHIVSQGICQVPEGRLIFPELTVQENLDMGAFMRNNKAEIKRDMEYCFDLFPILARRRKQQGGTLSGGEQQMLAIGRALMARPALLLLDEPSMGLAPLVVKQIFEIIKKVNSENNTTIFLVEQNANLALKIGHRGYVMENGRVVLSDSCDKLLTNEQVKRAYLGL from the coding sequence ATGCTGGAACTCAAGAACGTCAACAGCTTTTACGGGAACATCCAGGCTCTGTACGACGTCAACCTGTATGTCGACCGGGGCGAAATCATCACCCTGATCGGCGCTAACGGCGCGGGCAAGTCCACCACGCTGATGACCATCTGCGGCGTGGTTCAGGCCCGCCAGGGACAGGTCCTGTACCAGGATGACGACATCACCAAGATGGCCCCGAACCACATTGTCAGCCAGGGCATCTGCCAGGTGCCGGAAGGGCGTTTGATTTTCCCGGAACTGACCGTCCAGGAGAATCTGGACATGGGCGCGTTCATGCGTAACAACAAGGCTGAGATCAAGAGGGACATGGAGTATTGCTTCGATCTGTTCCCGATCCTGGCCCGGCGGCGCAAACAGCAGGGCGGAACCCTGTCCGGCGGCGAGCAGCAGATGCTGGCCATCGGCCGTGCCCTGATGGCCCGGCCCGCGCTTCTGCTGCTGGACGAGCCGTCCATGGGCCTGGCCCCGCTGGTGGTCAAACAGATCTTCGAGATCATCAAGAAGGTCAACAGCGAGAACAACACGACCATTTTCCTGGTGGAGCAGAACGCCAACCTTGCGCTCAAGATCGGCCACCGGGGGTATGTCATGGAAAACGGGAGGGTTGTCCTCTCGGACTCCTGCGATAAATTGCTCACCAACGAGCAAGTAAAACGGGCCTACCTGGGTCTATAA
- a CDS encoding glycosyltransferase family 2 protein, which translates to MRETVTGLVLTYNGERWLEKCLKSLDFCDELLVVDSQSTDRTREIAEKCGARVVVRPWPGPVDQFDFALKEIGTAWVVSLDQDEMLTDELRANIEDRLEASEPVAGYYVPRSSFYFNRFMKHSGWYPDYLFRVFRAGQMEVTASGAHYHFNALGETRKLSGDILHYPYESFRQHMDKINYYAEEGATALREKGRKGGTARALLHAVMRFIKLYLLKLGFLDGTAGLCNALAGFYYTFQKYIRVEEQGKWGGE; encoded by the coding sequence ATGCGCGAAACCGTAACCGGCCTGGTTTTGACATATAATGGCGAACGGTGGCTCGAAAAATGCCTCAAATCGCTCGACTTCTGCGATGAATTGCTGGTGGTGGACTCGCAGTCCACGGACCGCACCCGCGAAATCGCGGAAAAATGTGGTGCACGGGTCGTGGTCAGGCCCTGGCCCGGCCCGGTGGACCAGTTCGACTTCGCCCTGAAGGAAATCGGTACGGCCTGGGTTGTCTCGCTCGACCAGGACGAAATGCTGACCGATGAACTGCGCGCCAACATCGAGGACCGGCTCGAGGCCAGTGAACCGGTGGCAGGCTATTACGTGCCGCGCAGCTCCTTTTATTTCAACCGGTTCATGAAACACTCCGGGTGGTACCCGGACTACCTTTTCCGTGTCTTCAGGGCCGGTCAAATGGAGGTCACCGCTTCGGGCGCACACTACCACTTCAATGCGCTCGGCGAGACCAGGAAGCTGTCCGGCGACATCCTGCACTACCCTTACGAATCCTTTCGGCAGCATATGGACAAGATCAACTATTACGCCGAAGAGGGGGCCACCGCCCTGCGCGAAAAGGGCCGCAAGGGAGGTACGGCCCGAGCCCTCCTCCACGCCGTTATGCGCTTTATCAAGCTTTACCTGCTCAAGCTCGGCTTCCTGGACGGCACTGCCGGTCTGTGCAACGCACTGGCCGGGTTCTACTACACCTTCCAGAAGTACATCCGGGTAGAAGAACAGGGAAAATGGGGCGGGGAGTAA
- a CDS encoding mechanosensitive ion channel domain-containing protein produces the protein MEIDISQMTDTIVAYVTQYGLRIIVALLIFIIGRMIAKGLANGTRKILLKARVDETLASFLKNITYYALIAAVVIAALGQAGINVTSFLAVLGAAGLAVGLALKDSLSNFAAGVMLILLKFFKKGDYVTAGGQSGTVTAINIFNTVLTTPDNKVITVPNSAVLGGTITNVSANETRRVDMTFGIGYDDDLLKAKKTLERIVSEEPRVLAEPKPVIEVMELADSSVNFVVRPWCKTGDYWGVYFALTEKVKLVFDQEGISIPYPQQDVHIYPTGDAE, from the coding sequence ATGGAAATCGACATCTCCCAAATGACCGACACCATTGTCGCTTATGTAACTCAGTACGGACTGCGTATTATCGTGGCGCTGCTCATATTCATTATCGGACGGATGATCGCCAAAGGGTTGGCCAACGGGACCCGAAAGATTCTCCTCAAAGCCAGGGTGGACGAGACACTGGCCTCGTTCCTCAAGAACATCACCTACTACGCGCTGATCGCCGCCGTGGTCATCGCGGCGCTGGGCCAGGCAGGCATCAACGTGACCAGCTTCCTCGCCGTACTCGGTGCCGCAGGCTTGGCCGTCGGTCTCGCTCTCAAGGACTCCTTGTCCAACTTTGCGGCGGGCGTCATGCTCATCCTGCTCAAGTTCTTCAAGAAGGGCGACTACGTCACCGCAGGCGGCCAGTCCGGGACGGTCACGGCCATCAACATTTTCAACACCGTCCTGACCACCCCGGACAACAAGGTCATCACCGTGCCCAACTCCGCAGTGCTCGGCGGAACCATTACGAACGTGAGCGCCAATGAAACCCGGCGTGTGGACATGACCTTCGGCATCGGCTACGACGACGACCTGCTCAAGGCCAAGAAGACCCTGGAGCGTATCGTTTCCGAGGAACCGCGCGTTCTGGCCGAGCCCAAGCCTGTCATCGAGGTCATGGAACTGGCCGACTCCTCGGTCAACTTCGTGGTCCGTCCGTGGTGCAAGACCGGCGATTACTGGGGCGTGTATTTCGCACTGACCGAAAAGGTGAAGCTGGTATTCGACCAGGAAGGCATCTCCATCCCGTACCCGCAGCAAGACGTCCACATCTACCCTACCGGGGATGCGGAGTAA
- the tatB gene encoding Sec-independent protein translocase protein TatB — MFGIGGPELLIICVVALIVIGPQKLPELLRSLGKGVAEFKRVGNEVKSTLDDEVTKAEAAARKKEVDAELARRKAEKAKQEAASEAETPASEETAAAESAAPEAPVAPAGAAEPEEKKA; from the coding sequence ATGTTTGGAATAGGCGGACCCGAATTACTGATTATCTGCGTGGTGGCGCTCATCGTCATCGGCCCCCAGAAGTTGCCCGAGTTGCTCCGCTCCTTGGGCAAGGGGGTGGCCGAGTTCAAGCGTGTGGGCAACGAAGTCAAGTCCACCCTGGACGACGAGGTGACCAAGGCCGAAGCCGCTGCCCGCAAGAAGGAAGTGGACGCCGAACTGGCTCGCCGCAAGGCCGAAAAGGCCAAGCAGGAGGCTGCCTCGGAAGCCGAAACTCCGGCTTCCGAGGAAACCGCTGCTGCCGAGTCCGCGGCGCCTGAAGCCCCGGTCGCACCGGCTGGCGCTGCCGAGCCTGAAGAGAAAAAGGCCTAG
- the guaB gene encoding IMP dehydrogenase, translating to MSKILDKALTFDDVLLLPGYSNVLPSDVDVSTYLTPGIKLNIPLISAAMDTVTESRMAISMARHGGAGVIHKNMSVREQAREIDRVKKSESGMISDPITVHPDDDLAKVKSIMSEYRISGLPVVKGDHLVGIITNRDIRFVQDDKSQVSELMTSRDLVTVPEGIDNEEAKRKLHQHRIEKLLVVDEENRLKGLITIKDINKHKKYPDAVKDSRGRLLVGAAIGIGKDCLSRSEALLHAGADFLVLDSAHGHSENILKSTRELRAAFPELQLVGGNVATYEGAKALIEAGVDTVKVGIGPGSICTTRIVAGVGVPQITAVMEASRAAREADKCIIADGGIKYSGDVVKALAVGANSCMMGSVLAGTEESPGETILYQGRTYKQYRGMGSIDAMKKGSSDRYFQEKSKKLVPEGIVGRVPYRGKVGESLYQFIGGLRSGMGYTGAANIGELFEKSKLVQISSAGLRESHVHDVTITKESPNYRGDG from the coding sequence ATGAGCAAAATACTTGATAAAGCATTGACCTTTGACGATGTCCTGTTGTTGCCGGGCTATTCCAACGTGCTGCCCAGCGATGTTGACGTTTCCACCTATCTCACACCGGGGATCAAACTGAACATTCCGCTGATCTCTGCGGCCATGGACACGGTTACCGAGTCCAGAATGGCCATATCCATGGCCCGCCACGGCGGCGCGGGCGTCATCCACAAAAACATGTCCGTGCGCGAGCAGGCGAGGGAAATCGACCGGGTCAAGAAATCCGAGTCCGGCATGATCTCCGATCCTATCACCGTGCATCCGGACGACGACCTGGCCAAGGTCAAGTCGATCATGTCCGAGTACCGGATTTCCGGTCTGCCCGTCGTCAAGGGCGATCATCTGGTCGGTATCATCACCAACCGTGACATCCGCTTCGTGCAGGACGACAAGTCCCAGGTCTCCGAGTTGATGACCTCCCGCGATCTGGTCACCGTGCCCGAAGGTATCGACAACGAGGAAGCCAAGCGCAAGCTGCACCAGCACCGCATCGAAAAGCTGCTCGTGGTCGACGAGGAAAACCGCCTCAAGGGCCTGATCACCATCAAGGACATCAACAAGCACAAGAAGTACCCCGACGCGGTCAAGGACTCGCGCGGCCGTCTGCTGGTCGGCGCGGCCATCGGCATCGGCAAGGACTGCCTGTCCCGCTCCGAAGCCCTGCTGCACGCAGGTGCCGACTTCCTGGTTCTGGACTCGGCCCACGGCCACTCCGAGAACATCCTCAAATCCACCCGCGAGCTGCGAGCCGCCTTCCCCGAACTCCAGTTGGTCGGCGGCAACGTGGCCACCTACGAAGGCGCCAAGGCGCTGATCGAGGCCGGTGTGGACACGGTCAAGGTCGGCATCGGCCCCGGCTCCATCTGCACCACCCGCATTGTTGCCGGTGTGGGCGTACCGCAGATCACCGCGGTCATGGAGGCCAGCCGTGCAGCCCGCGAGGCTGACAAGTGCATCATCGCTGACGGCGGCATCAAGTACTCGGGCGACGTGGTCAAGGCTCTGGCCGTCGGCGCGAACTCCTGCATGATGGGCTCGGTTCTGGCCGGTACCGAGGAGTCTCCGGGTGAGACCATCCTGTACCAAGGCCGTACCTACAAGCAGTACCGCGGCATGGGCTCCATCGACGCCATGAAGAAGGGCAGCTCTGACCGTTACTTCCAGGAGAAGTCCAAGAAGCTGGTGCCCGAGGGCATCGTCGGCCGGGTTCCGTATCGCGGCAAGGTGGGCGAATCCCTGTACCAGTTCATCGGCGGCCTGCGCTCCGGCATGGGCTACACCGGGGCGGCCAACATCGGAGAGCTCTTCGAGAAGTCCAAGCTTGTCCAGATCTCTTCGGCCGGACTGCGCGAATCCCACGTTCACGATGTGACCATCACCAAGGAATCCCCGAACTATCGTGGCGACGGCTAA
- the hisB gene encoding imidazoleglycerol-phosphate dehydratase HisB, with product MRQATVARTTKETDISLTLNLDGEGKVSVDTGIGFADHMLTLCAFWARFDLDLTCKGDLEIDTHHSLEDIGLCLGQALAEALGDKQGINRVASAKVPMDEALAEVVVDLSGRPYIVYDDALLPAQIAGDEKDVWREFLKSVAYKAGMNLHVKFEYGQNGHHLLEAAFKALGLALSKAVTVGRKGVSSTKGSLD from the coding sequence ATGCGCCAGGCCACAGTGGCTCGGACCACCAAGGAAACGGACATATCACTGACCCTGAACCTCGACGGTGAGGGAAAGGTCTCGGTCGATACCGGCATCGGTTTCGCCGACCACATGCTTACCCTGTGCGCCTTTTGGGCCAGGTTCGATCTGGACCTGACCTGCAAGGGCGACCTGGAGATAGATACCCACCACAGCCTGGAGGACATCGGTCTTTGCCTGGGACAGGCGCTTGCCGAGGCTCTGGGCGACAAGCAGGGCATCAACCGTGTGGCCTCGGCCAAGGTCCCCATGGATGAGGCGCTGGCCGAAGTCGTCGTGGACCTCTCCGGCCGCCCCTACATCGTTTACGACGACGCCCTGTTGCCCGCGCAGATTGCAGGCGACGAAAAGGACGTCTGGCGCGAATTTTTGAAGTCCGTGGCGTACAAGGCGGGCATGAACCTGCACGTCAAATTTGAGTACGGCCAAAACGGCCATCATCTGCTGGAAGCGGCCTTCAAGGCCCTGGGCCTGGCCCTGTCCAAGGCGGTCACCGTCGGGCGCAAGGGGGTCTCCAGCACCAAAGGGAGTCTCGACTGA
- the upp gene encoding uracil phosphoribosyltransferase, whose product MALHLVDHPLIRHKVGLLRQHDISTSHFRTLANEITRLLTYEATKDFETEKKTIKGWAGKVEVDCIKGKMVTVVPILRAGLGMIDGVYDMIPGAKASVVGFYRNEETLEPVQYYVKLAKRIDKRMALILDPMLATGGTLNATIKLLKEAGCKSIRGLFLCAAPEGIERILKEHPDVDIYTAAVDEKLNDVGYIIPGLGDAGDKIFGTK is encoded by the coding sequence ATGGCCTTACACCTGGTTGACCACCCGCTTATCCGGCACAAGGTTGGTCTGCTCCGTCAGCACGACATTTCCACCAGCCATTTCCGGACACTGGCAAACGAAATCACCCGCCTTCTGACCTATGAGGCGACCAAGGATTTCGAAACCGAAAAGAAGACCATCAAGGGATGGGCGGGCAAGGTCGAGGTGGACTGCATCAAAGGCAAGATGGTCACTGTCGTGCCCATCCTGCGCGCGGGCCTGGGCATGATCGACGGCGTGTACGACATGATCCCCGGCGCCAAGGCGTCCGTTGTCGGTTTCTACCGCAACGAGGAAACCCTGGAGCCTGTCCAGTACTATGTCAAACTGGCCAAACGCATCGATAAGCGCATGGCCCTGATCCTGGACCCCATGCTGGCCACCGGCGGTACCCTGAACGCGACCATCAAGCTGCTCAAGGAAGCGGGTTGCAAATCCATCCGCGGCCTGTTCCTCTGCGCCGCGCCGGAAGGCATCGAGCGCATCCTGAAAGAACACCCCGACGTGGACATCTACACCGCGGCGGTGGATGAAAAATTAAACGACGTAGGCTATATCATCCCCGGTCTTGGAGACGCGGGGGACAAGATATTCGGCACCAAGTAG
- a CDS encoding uracil-xanthine permease family protein: MSDVHSTEYNFKLKDALLGAQMLFVAFGALVLVPILTGIDSNVALFTAGIGTLLFQVITRGKVPVFLASSFAFLPPLFAAQQGEFTYPEIMCGLVAAGGLYVIISLCIRFFGAGFLHKLLPPVVTGPVIMLIGLILCPVAVNMALGHNGQIWLEPQIPSMIVAGVALLTTIMVSLLGKGWFKLVPILCGIIAGYACSMIMDATGVTASMYQSFVNSAVDGKVNGMGLAPWMDGTLISFDAVSKAKLFAVPNFTTPTWSWEAILYVVPIAIAPAIEHFGDILAIGSISGKDYVKDPGIQNTMLGDGLATSLASMLGGPPNTTYSEVSGAVALTRAFNPAIMTWAAIVAVLLAFVGKLGGFLNTIPMPVMGGIMLLLFGAITVIGLSTLVRSQIDLLLPRNMIIVAIILVFGLGGMVLNIGITDLKGIGLGAIAGVVLNLVLPCKDCNDENDPAEL, from the coding sequence ATGAGTGACGTGCATTCCACCGAATACAATTTCAAACTAAAGGACGCCTTGCTGGGCGCGCAGATGCTTTTCGTGGCATTCGGCGCATTGGTCCTGGTGCCGATTCTGACGGGCATCGATTCCAATGTGGCCCTGTTCACGGCGGGTATCGGCACCCTGCTGTTCCAGGTCATTACCAGGGGCAAGGTTCCGGTCTTCCTGGCTTCGTCCTTCGCCTTCCTTCCGCCGCTCTTCGCGGCCCAGCAGGGCGAGTTCACCTATCCCGAGATCATGTGCGGCCTGGTCGCTGCAGGCGGCCTGTACGTGATCATCAGCCTGTGTATCCGCTTCTTCGGCGCGGGCTTCCTGCATAAGCTCCTGCCCCCCGTGGTCACCGGTCCCGTGATCATGCTCATCGGGCTGATTCTCTGCCCGGTGGCCGTGAACATGGCGCTGGGCCATAACGGCCAGATCTGGCTCGAACCCCAGATCCCGTCCATGATCGTGGCTGGCGTGGCCTTGCTGACCACCATCATGGTGTCCCTGCTCGGCAAGGGCTGGTTCAAGCTCGTGCCCATCCTGTGCGGCATCATTGCGGGTTACGCCTGCTCGATGATCATGGATGCCACCGGCGTGACCGCTTCCATGTACCAGAGCTTCGTCAATTCCGCCGTGGACGGCAAGGTCAACGGCATGGGCCTGGCCCCGTGGATGGACGGAACCCTGATCTCCTTTGACGCCGTCAGCAAGGCCAAGCTCTTCGCCGTTCCGAACTTCACCACGCCCACCTGGAGCTGGGAGGCCATCCTCTACGTGGTCCCCATCGCCATCGCCCCGGCCATCGAGCACTTCGGCGACATCCTGGCCATCGGCTCCATCTCCGGCAAGGACTACGTCAAGGATCCCGGCATTCAGAACACCATGCTCGGCGACGGTCTGGCCACCTCCCTGGCCTCCATGCTCGGCGGCCCGCCGAACACCACCTACTCCGAGGTTTCCGGCGCCGTGGCCCTGACCCGCGCCTTCAACCCCGCGATCATGACCTGGGCGGCCATCGTGGCCGTGCTGCTCGCCTTTGTCGGCAAGCTCGGCGGCTTCCTGAACACCATCCCCATGCCGGTCATGGGCGGTATCATGCTGCTGCTGTTCGGCGCCATCACGGTTATCGGCCTGAGCACCCTGGTGCGCTCCCAGATCGACCTGCTCCTGCCCCGCAACATGATCATCGTGGCCATCATCCTGGTCTTCGGCCTGGGCGGCATGGTCCTGAACATCGGCATCACCGACCTCAAGGGCATCGGCCTGGGCGCCATTGCCGGCGTGGTCCTGAACCTCGTCCTGCCCTGCAAGGACTGCAACGACGAGAACGACCCCGCGGAACTCTAG
- the hisA gene encoding 1-(5-phosphoribosyl)-5-[(5-phosphoribosylamino)methylideneamino]imidazole-4-carboxamide isomerase: protein MILFPAVDIKNGECVRLAQGKEDEVTVFASDPIAQARYWEDLGARYLHVVDLDGAFSGVPKNFDLIKAICSEIDIPVQLGGGIRDIATAQKYIEAGVRRLIIGTMALENPQLFSDLCQALPGRIGVSLDAVDGKLKTKGWVEDAGMTIDDVLPRLEKDGIRFIVYTDIARDGMQTGVNLEALAALCAKTTVPVIAAGGVHTLDDIKNLYPLSKKGLEGAISGRAIYVGTLDVKEANIWIDAQ, encoded by the coding sequence ATGATTCTTTTTCCCGCTGTAGACATCAAGAACGGTGAGTGCGTCCGCCTGGCTCAGGGCAAAGAGGACGAGGTCACCGTATTCGCCTCAGACCCTATCGCCCAGGCCCGTTACTGGGAAGACCTCGGCGCGCGCTACCTCCACGTTGTGGACCTGGACGGAGCCTTTTCCGGCGTGCCCAAGAACTTCGACCTCATCAAGGCCATCTGCTCCGAGATAGACATTCCCGTTCAGCTCGGCGGCGGCATCCGCGACATCGCCACGGCTCAAAAGTACATTGAGGCAGGCGTGCGTCGGCTGATCATCGGCACCATGGCCTTGGAGAATCCGCAACTCTTTTCCGACCTCTGTCAGGCCTTGCCTGGACGTATCGGCGTTTCTCTGGACGCTGTGGACGGCAAGCTCAAGACCAAGGGATGGGTCGAGGACGCGGGGATGACCATAGACGATGTCTTGCCCCGTCTGGAAAAGGACGGCATCCGCTTCATCGTTTACACCGACATCGCCCGTGACGGCATGCAGACCGGCGTCAACCTCGAAGCCCTGGCCGCACTGTGCGCCAAGACGACCGTCCCGGTCATCGCCGCCGGCGGCGTCCATACCCTCGACGACATCAAAAATCTCTACCCGCTGTCCAAGAAAGGCCTCGAAGGGGCCATCTCCGGCCGCGCCATCTACGTTGGTACCCTCGACGTCAAAGAGGCCAACATCTGGATCGACGCGCAGTAG
- the tatC gene encoding twin-arginine translocase subunit TatC, whose product MSSDKEDVKGPEEEPVSGKTVEPEEDPSLTDEEPVSAGPEEGEGTDTDQAQNESVSESEEAAGSDEEADAAATPPDVYAATAVPAEGGDGGGGSDDDTVSDVPDDDPEDEDDEPEDGDGAQMSLLDHLGELRSRLTRAALAVCVGMVACYSFAAQMFDILMQPMVDVFQKQAAATAPLLTPEFYQQFGVVFEKMLSANGFNHPEQMQIFMAALQKALMAVAREGHFQYTYPAEAFFAHIKISIVAGLFLVSPYVFAQIWGFIAPGLYSHERKWMIPMALFSGMFFTGGALFGYFQVFPYAFDFFAGFSNEGIQFVPKLNEYLSFCLKLLFAFGLVFELPLFIFFLARLGMVSSTGLRQKRKYAILFAFVISAILTPPDPFTQCLMAGPLIVLYEVGIWVAYFFGKREKRHLKKEAEAEAKAQAELDAVAKEGGKEDGEETP is encoded by the coding sequence ATGAGTTCCGACAAAGAAGACGTCAAGGGACCCGAAGAAGAGCCTGTTTCCGGAAAGACCGTCGAACCGGAAGAGGATCCGAGCCTGACCGACGAGGAACCGGTATCCGCCGGACCAGAGGAAGGGGAAGGAACCGATACCGATCAGGCGCAAAACGAGTCGGTTTCAGAAAGCGAAGAAGCCGCCGGATCGGACGAAGAGGCCGACGCTGCGGCGACCCCGCCCGATGTGTACGCCGCTACGGCCGTTCCGGCCGAGGGCGGCGACGGCGGTGGCGGTTCGGATGACGATACGGTGTCCGACGTTCCTGACGACGACCCCGAAGATGAAGACGACGAACCCGAAGATGGTGACGGGGCCCAGATGTCCCTGCTCGACCACCTCGGTGAGTTGCGTTCCAGGCTGACCCGCGCGGCACTTGCCGTGTGCGTGGGCATGGTCGCCTGTTATTCCTTTGCCGCACAGATGTTCGACATCCTCATGCAGCCCATGGTGGATGTCTTTCAGAAGCAGGCTGCGGCCACGGCGCCGTTGCTGACCCCGGAGTTCTACCAGCAGTTCGGTGTGGTTTTCGAGAAGATGCTCTCGGCCAATGGTTTCAACCATCCCGAACAGATGCAGATCTTCATGGCCGCCTTGCAGAAGGCACTCATGGCCGTGGCACGGGAAGGGCATTTTCAGTACACCTATCCGGCCGAGGCGTTTTTCGCGCATATCAAGATATCCATCGTGGCAGGGCTCTTCCTGGTCAGTCCTTACGTGTTCGCCCAGATCTGGGGTTTCATCGCCCCGGGGCTGTACTCGCACGAGCGTAAGTGGATGATCCCGATGGCCCTGTTTTCGGGGATGTTCTTTACCGGCGGCGCGCTGTTCGGTTATTTCCAGGTCTTCCCGTACGCGTTCGACTTCTTTGCCGGGTTCTCCAACGAGGGTATTCAGTTTGTACCCAAACTAAACGAATATTTGAGTTTCTGCCTGAAACTCCTGTTCGCCTTCGGTTTGGTTTTCGAGCTGCCTTTGTTCATCTTCTTCCTGGCAAGGCTGGGCATGGTCTCGTCAACGGGACTGCGCCAGAAGCGCAAGTATGCGATTCTTTTTGCTTTTGTCATCTCTGCGATCCTGACTCCGCCGGATCCCTTCACCCAATGCCTCATGGCGGGTCCTCTGATCGTCCTCTACGAGGTCGGTATCTGGGTGGCCTACTTCTTCGGCAAGCGGGAGAAGCGCCATCTCAAGAAGGAGGCCGAGGCCGAGGCCAAAGCCCAGGCCGAGTTGGATGCCGTGGCGAAAGAGGGCGGAAAAGAAGACGGGGAAGAAACCCCCTAA
- the guaA gene encoding glutamine-hydrolyzing GMP synthase, translated as MQDNRVLILDFGSQFTQLIARRVREAGVYSEIHPCNVDPERVKAFKPSALILSGGPSSVLEGGCPELNMEYLEMGIPVLGICYGMQLLAHNLGGKVVASTDREYGRAQFYAQNDSILFDGVKDKDDLTVWMSHGDRVEVLPEGFVPMGKSDSIEFAAMGNVEKKIYALQFHPEVAHTTDGALIIQNFLFKVAGLEATWSMSSFVDTTIEALKEQVGDSKVVLGLSGGIDSTVAAVMLHKAIGKNLHCIFVDNGLLRMGEREEVIGFLAEHFDLNVKMVDASDEFLADLKGVEDPEKKRKLIGYKFIEVFDREAKAIEGVKFLGQGTLYPDVIESESFKGPSAVIKSHHNVGGLPEKMNLKLVEPLRELFKDEVRRAAYELGLPEHIIWRQPFPGPGLSIRVIGEVTEERLQILRLADKIVQNEMMAADWYRKVWQGFAVLLPLKTVGVMGDDRTYENVIALRIVDSLDAMTADWSRLPSELLARMSNRIIREVKGVNRVVLDISSKPPSTIEWE; from the coding sequence ATGCAAGACAACAGAGTTCTTATCCTTGATTTTGGCAGTCAGTTCACTCAGCTGATCGCACGTCGAGTGCGCGAGGCCGGGGTGTATTCCGAGATTCACCCCTGCAACGTCGACCCCGAAAGGGTCAAGGCGTTCAAGCCCTCGGCCCTGATCCTGTCCGGCGGCCCGTCCAGCGTTCTGGAAGGCGGCTGCCCCGAATTGAACATGGAATACCTTGAGATGGGTATCCCCGTGCTGGGCATTTGCTACGGCATGCAACTGCTGGCCCACAATCTCGGCGGCAAGGTGGTTGCATCCACCGACCGCGAATACGGCCGGGCCCAGTTCTACGCTCAGAACGACTCCATCCTGTTTGACGGAGTCAAGGACAAGGACGACCTGACCGTGTGGATGTCCCACGGCGACCGTGTCGAAGTCCTGCCCGAAGGTTTCGTACCCATGGGCAAGTCCGACTCCATCGAGTTCGCGGCAATGGGCAACGTCGAGAAAAAGATCTACGCCCTCCAGTTCCACCCCGAGGTGGCTCACACCACCGACGGCGCCCTGATCATCCAGAACTTCCTGTTCAAGGTGGCCGGGCTGGAAGCGACGTGGTCCATGTCCTCCTTCGTGGACACGACCATCGAGGCTTTGAAGGAACAGGTCGGTGATTCCAAAGTCGTGCTCGGCCTGTCCGGCGGCATCGACTCCACGGTGGCAGCAGTCATGCTGCACAAGGCCATCGGCAAGAACCTGCACTGCATCTTCGTGGACAACGGGCTGCTGCGCATGGGCGAGCGTGAGGAAGTCATCGGCTTCCTGGCCGAGCACTTCGATCTCAACGTGAAGATGGTCGACGCTTCGGATGAGTTCCTGGCAGACCTGAAGGGCGTTGAGGACCCGGAGAAGAAACGCAAGCTTATCGGCTACAAGTTCATCGAGGTCTTCGACCGCGAGGCCAAGGCCATCGAGGGCGTGAAGTTCCTGGGTCAGGGTACCTTGTATCCGGACGTCATCGAGTCCGAATCCTTCAAGGGTCCCTCGGCCGTGATCAAGTCCCACCACAACGTGGGCGGCCTGCCCGAGAAGATGAACCTCAAGCTGGTTGAACCCCTGCGCGAGCTGTTCAAGGACGAGGTGCGGCGCGCCGCTTACGAACTCGGCCTGCCCGAGCACATCATCTGGCGCCAGCCTTTCCCCGGCCCGGGCCTGTCCATCCGCGTCATCGGCGAAGTGACCGAGGAGCGGCTCCAGATTCTCCGCCTGGCCGACAAGATCGTTCAGAACGAGATGATGGCTGCGGATTGGTACCGCAAGGTCTGGCAGGGTTTCGCCGTGCTCCTGCCGCTCAAGACCGTGGGCGTCATGGGCGACGACCGCACGTATGAAAACGTCATCGCCCTGCGCATCGTCGATTCCCTGGACGCCATGACCGCGGACTGGTCCAGGCTCCCCTCGGAGTTGCTGGCGCGCATGTCCAACCGGATCATCCGGGAGGTCAAGGGCGTCAACCGGGTGGTTCTGGATATCTCCTCCAAGCCGCCGAGCACCATTGAGTGGGAATAG